In the Streptomyces sp. WMMC940 genome, CGCATTCCTGCGAAACCCCATTTGACCTGCGATTTTGCTTGGATTTCCAAGTAAATCGAGAAATACGGGAACAACCACTGGTCACAGCCTTGCCGGCTGCCGGAACACGGGCACGTTATCCCGGTCACCCCGGCATGGGAAGAGTGAGTATGTGAGACTTGGGCCGTGCACGAAGAAGGAAAAATCACCGTATTCCTGGTGGACGACCACGAGGTCGTGCGTCGCGGCGTGTACGAACTGCTCTCCGCCGAGGACGACATCGAGGTCGTCGGCGAGGCCGGTACGGCGGCAGATGCCCTGGTCAGGATCCCTGCGGTGCGCCCCGATGTGGCGATCCTCGATGTGCGCCTGCCCGACGGAAGCGGGGTAGAGGTCTGCCGGGAGGTCCGTTCGCAGAACGAGGACATCAAATGTCTGATGCTCACCTCGTACGCGGACGACGAGGCACTCTTCGACGCGATCATGGCGGGGGCCTCGGGCTACGTCCTCAAGGCGATCCGCGGCGCCGAGCTGCTGACGGCGGTGCGGGACGTGGCGGCGGGCAGGTCCCTGCTCGACCCGGCTGCCACCGCGCGCGTCCTGGAGCGGCTGCGGGACGGGAACGCCCCCAAGACCGACGACAGACTGGCGAGCCTGACCGATCAGGAGCGCAGGATCCTGGACCTGATCGGCGAGGGCCTGACCAACCGGGCCATCGGCGAACGGCTGCACCTGGCGGAGAAGACCATCAAGAACTACGTCTCCGGCCTGCTCGCGAAGCTGGGCATGGAACGGCGCTCCCAGGCCGCCGCGTATGTGGCACGGCTCCAGGCCGAACGGCACTGAGGCGCTCGCACACCCCGGGGCACGGGATTCCACCCGGTCGGCGCGAAGCCGTCCGGGTGAGGTGTGTCCGAAGGCCGGGAGAGCGCCTGCGGACCGGTTCGTCGGCGGTCGCACAGCCGACCCTCGTCCGGTGGCCGTCCCCCGGGCCCGGCCACCGCGTCCGCCCCGTGCGCGCCCGGCCCACGGGCGCCCACGCTCCGCCTCGTCACGGTGCGCACCCTGGACCGCCCCGGGCAGCGACATCGGCGACACGCTGGGTGATCTAACATCTGACGGGTGCCGCGCTCATCTGCTATTGCCCCACCCCCCCTTGCTCTTGCCCCACCCCCCATCGGCCCACCCCCTCTCAACGCGCTGCTGCGCCGGTACGAGGACGCCGGTGAACCCCTCTCCTGCGAACCCGTCACCCAGGGCCTGCTGAACCGCGGCTACCGGCTCTCCACCACACGCGGCGCCTACTTCCTCAAGCAGCACGTCGACGAGCCGACCGCCGACCGCGAGACCATCGCCCGCCAGCACCGGGCGGTCCGCCGCCTGCAGTCGCTCGGCGTTCCCGTCGCGCCGCCCGTGGCCGACGGGTCCGGCGACACGGTGGCCGTGATCGGCGGCCGCTGCTACGCCCTGCACCCCTGGGTGGACGGCCGTCACCGCCGCGGGGCCCAGCTCACCACCCTCGAGTCCCGCCGGCTGGGCGCCCTCCTCGGCCTGGTCCACACCGGCCTGGAGCGGGTCATGGACGTGGAGCCGGGCGGGCGCCGGACCACGGTGCGGCCGCACGAGAGCGCGGACCCCGAGGAGACCTTCGCCCTCATCGACGCCCTGCTGGAGCTGGCCCGCGCCCATCGCCCCAGGGACAGCTTCGACGCCCTCGCCGAGCACCGGCTGCTGGAGCGCCGCGCCCTGCTGGAAGGCCATGCGCACCGGCGGCCGCCCCCGGCCGCGGCCGGGGGCTGGGTGCACGGCGACTTCCACCCGCTCAACCTGCTGTACCGGGGCGACCACCGGGGTGCGGAGCCGGCCGCGATCGTCGACTGGGACCGGCTGGGCGTCCAGCCGCGGGCCGAGGAGGCCGTGAGGGCCGCGGCGATCTTCTTCGTCCGGCCCTCGGGCCGGCTGGAACTGGGGAAGGTGCGGGCCTACGCGCGCGCCTACCGGCGGGCGGCCGGGGCCGACGCGACGGAACTCGCCGCCGCCGTGCACCGGGTGTGGTGGGAGCGGCTCAACGACTTCTGGATACTGCGCTGGCGCTACCAGCTGCACGATCGAAGGGCCGACCCGCAGTTCCCTGCGGTGTCGGCCCTGGCGGTGTGGTGGACGCGGGAGTACGAGGCGGTGTGCGAGGCCTTCGCCGGCTGACGGCGCCGGCCGGGCGGGCCGCCCTCCGGGTCAGGTGCCGGTGTTTCCGGTGGTGGTGCCGGTGGACGTCCCCTCGGTCGCTCCGTCCGTCGTGCCCGTGGT is a window encoding:
- a CDS encoding response regulator encodes the protein MHEEGKITVFLVDDHEVVRRGVYELLSAEDDIEVVGEAGTAADALVRIPAVRPDVAILDVRLPDGSGVEVCREVRSQNEDIKCLMLTSYADDEALFDAIMAGASGYVLKAIRGAELLTAVRDVAAGRSLLDPAATARVLERLRDGNAPKTDDRLASLTDQERRILDLIGEGLTNRAIGERLHLAEKTIKNYVSGLLAKLGMERRSQAAAYVARLQAERH
- a CDS encoding phosphotransferase yields the protein MPRSSAIAPPPLALAPPPIGPPPLNALLRRYEDAGEPLSCEPVTQGLLNRGYRLSTTRGAYFLKQHVDEPTADRETIARQHRAVRRLQSLGVPVAPPVADGSGDTVAVIGGRCYALHPWVDGRHRRGAQLTTLESRRLGALLGLVHTGLERVMDVEPGGRRTTVRPHESADPEETFALIDALLELARAHRPRDSFDALAEHRLLERRALLEGHAHRRPPPAAAGGWVHGDFHPLNLLYRGDHRGAEPAAIVDWDRLGVQPRAEEAVRAAAIFFVRPSGRLELGKVRAYARAYRRAAGADATELAAAVHRVWWERLNDFWILRWRYQLHDRRADPQFPAVSALAVWWTREYEAVCEAFAG